A single region of the Pseudomonas solani genome encodes:
- a CDS encoding alpha-hydroxy acid oxidase, with product MPTITCVEDLRALARQRVPRMFYDYVDAGSWTETTYRENQADFARIKLRQRVGRDIEHRSLATRMLGVDMAMPLAIAPTGLAGMLHADGEILAARAAARAGIRYTLSTVSICSLEDIADAVGAPFWFQLYVMRDRGFVGSLIDRAKAAGCDALVLTLDLPLSGQRHKDLKNGLSTPPRLTAANLLDILCKPRWAAGMLRTRRHHFGNVMGHVKGVDDLHRLADWTLEQFDPSFSWSDIAWIKQRWGGKLVLKGILDAEDARIAASLGADGLIVSNHGGRQLDGAPSSISALPAIAEAVGEQSEVWLDGGIRSGQDVIKSLALGARAALIGRAHLYGLGALGEEGVDKVLEIIGREMDLTLALCGYQDVRELDHRILVPGSFPLP from the coding sequence ATGCCCACCATCACCTGTGTCGAAGACCTTCGTGCGCTGGCCCGTCAACGCGTTCCGAGAATGTTCTACGACTATGTCGATGCCGGCTCCTGGACCGAGACCACCTACCGGGAGAACCAGGCTGACTTCGCTCGGATCAAGTTACGCCAGCGTGTCGGCCGCGATATCGAGCATCGCTCGTTGGCGACCCGGATGCTTGGCGTCGACATGGCCATGCCGCTGGCCATCGCGCCCACCGGCCTGGCCGGCATGCTGCACGCCGACGGCGAGATACTGGCGGCACGAGCAGCAGCGCGTGCGGGTATCCGCTACACCTTGTCGACGGTCAGCATCTGCTCCCTGGAGGACATTGCCGACGCGGTCGGTGCGCCGTTCTGGTTCCAGCTCTATGTCATGCGGGACCGTGGGTTCGTCGGTAGCCTGATCGACAGGGCCAAGGCTGCTGGCTGCGACGCGCTGGTGCTGACCCTCGACCTGCCGCTGAGCGGTCAGCGGCACAAGGATCTGAAAAACGGCTTGAGCACGCCGCCTCGGCTAACCGCCGCCAATCTGCTGGATATCCTCTGCAAGCCCCGCTGGGCTGCGGGTATGTTGCGTACCCGGCGTCATCACTTCGGCAATGTCATGGGCCATGTGAAAGGGGTGGATGATCTGCATCGGCTGGCCGACTGGACCCTGGAGCAGTTCGACCCGAGCTTCAGCTGGAGCGATATCGCCTGGATCAAGCAGCGTTGGGGCGGCAAGTTGGTGCTCAAGGGTATTCTCGACGCGGAGGATGCTCGTATCGCCGCCAGCCTCGGCGCCGACGGCTTGATCGTCAGCAACCACGGTGGCCGTCAGCTGGATGGAGCACCTTCGAGCATCAGTGCGTTGCCCGCCATAGCCGAGGCGGTGGGTGAGCAGTCGGAGGTCTGGCTGGATGGCGGCATTCGCAGCGGGCAGGACGTGATCAAGTCCCTGGCCCTCGGCGCTCGCGCCGCATTGATCGGTAGGGCGCATCTCTATGGCCTCGGCGCCTTGGGGGAGGAGGGGGTCGACAAGGTGCTGGAAATCATCGGCCGAGAAATGGACCTGACGCTGGCGCTATGTGGCTACCAGGATGTCCGTGAACTCGATCATCGCATCCTGGTTCCGGGAAGCTTCCCATTGCCGTAG
- the tusB gene encoding sulfurtransferase complex subunit TusB has translation MSTLHVLSHSPFGDDRFASCLRLLGEQDALLLSGEAVQALRQSTAPLEQLEALPAGIALFALEEDVAARALGVLPSRITPLDYPGFVALCIQHDKVNSWL, from the coding sequence ATGAGCACATTGCACGTTCTTTCCCATTCGCCATTCGGTGACGACCGCTTCGCCAGCTGCCTGCGCCTGCTGGGCGAACAGGATGCGCTGCTGCTCAGCGGTGAAGCCGTCCAGGCCCTGCGCCAGTCGACCGCTCCGCTTGAGCAGCTGGAAGCCCTCCCGGCCGGCATCGCCCTTTTCGCCCTGGAAGAAGATGTGGCCGCGCGTGCGCTCGGCGTCTTGCCCTCACGCATCACGCCGCTCGACTACCCGGGGTTCGTGGCGCTTTGTATCCAGCACGACAAGGTGAACAGCTGGCTATGA
- a CDS encoding LysR substrate-binding domain-containing protein produces MSDYGNYRLPSLDAMQAFVAAARLGSFERAAEELSLTGSALRKRVSGLERLLGVQLLNRRDGALSLTAQGQVYLEQIRPVMTQLVAIPMHSRLVQRRQRLAISCPPTFARQILIPRLAEHCLAHPGVDLEIQVTAPLNGAGNGASDVDIFGGCPEGSCALPLLDEWLQPLAAPQLLARLSVPGSAPDFNRLPLLRSPLEPWRPWLAAAGLSLPEPDQGPALLDLGMMLEAAANGQGVVLARPSLARPWLADGQLVPLGRVRSRPSYHYEAVLLKASPAADAFLVWLRSICREAVTQSQARMNELLAE; encoded by the coding sequence ATGAGTGACTATGGCAACTATCGACTGCCGTCCCTGGATGCCATGCAGGCATTCGTGGCCGCTGCCCGCCTAGGCTCGTTCGAGCGCGCCGCCGAGGAGTTGTCGCTGACGGGCAGTGCGCTGAGAAAGCGGGTCTCCGGGCTCGAGCGGTTGCTGGGTGTGCAGTTGCTCAATCGCCGTGACGGCGCCTTGTCATTGACGGCACAGGGGCAGGTCTACCTGGAGCAGATCAGGCCGGTGATGACGCAGCTCGTGGCGATTCCCATGCACAGTCGTCTGGTGCAGCGTCGGCAGCGCCTGGCCATTTCCTGCCCGCCGACCTTCGCACGGCAAATCCTTATTCCCCGCCTGGCGGAGCATTGCCTGGCCCACCCCGGTGTCGATCTGGAAATCCAGGTGACGGCGCCGCTGAATGGCGCCGGGAATGGCGCGAGTGATGTCGATATCTTCGGCGGGTGCCCCGAGGGTTCATGTGCTCTACCGCTTCTCGATGAGTGGCTGCAGCCCCTGGCTGCTCCGCAGTTGCTGGCCCGGCTCTCGGTGCCCGGCAGCGCACCGGATTTCAATCGCCTGCCACTTCTTCGTTCTCCCCTGGAGCCCTGGCGGCCTTGGTTGGCAGCTGCCGGGCTGTCCCTGCCGGAGCCTGACCAGGGGCCTGCGCTGCTCGACCTGGGCATGATGCTGGAGGCTGCGGCCAATGGTCAGGGCGTGGTCCTCGCCCGGCCTTCGCTGGCTCGCCCGTGGTTGGCGGACGGGCAACTGGTACCCCTTGGGCGTGTGCGCAGTCGGCCTTCCTACCACTACGAAGCGGTGCTGCTGAAGGCCTCACCGGCTGCCGATGCGTTCCTGGTGTGGCTGAGGTCGATCTGCAGAGAGGCGGTGACCCAGTCGCAGGCGCGGATGAATGAGCTGCTCGCGGAATAA
- a CDS encoding TusE/DsrC/DsvC family sulfur relay protein, with the protein MSSLDLNGQCIPLDKDGYLQELADWSPAVAEALALREEITLRAEHWEILDLLRRFYAEFQLSPANRPLIKYVAQQLGPDKGNSLHLNHLFKGAPAKLAAKLAGLPKPTNCL; encoded by the coding sequence ATGAGCAGCCTCGACCTCAACGGACAGTGCATCCCGCTCGACAAGGACGGCTACCTGCAAGAGCTGGCGGACTGGTCCCCGGCGGTCGCTGAAGCCCTGGCCCTTCGCGAAGAAATCACACTACGGGCCGAGCATTGGGAAATCCTCGATTTGCTGCGGCGCTTCTACGCTGAATTCCAGCTGTCGCCGGCCAATCGCCCACTGATCAAGTACGTCGCCCAGCAGCTCGGCCCGGACAAGGGCAACAGCCTGCATCTCAACCACCTATTCAAGGGCGCCCCGGCCAAGCTTGCCGCCAAGCTCGCCGGCCTGCCCAAGCCGACCAATTGCCTATGA
- the tusD gene encoding sulfurtransferase complex subunit TusD, which produces MKFAIALFAPAHAPSSRRALRFAEAVLDGGHEITRLFFYQDGVHSASANVVTPQDEPDIARDWANLLAKHQLDGVVCIAAALRRGVINQEEAERYGRVAANLAPGWELSGLGQLHEAAQMADRLICFGGN; this is translated from the coding sequence ATGAAATTCGCCATCGCCCTCTTCGCCCCCGCTCATGCGCCCTCCTCCCGCCGCGCCCTGCGCTTCGCCGAGGCCGTACTGGACGGTGGCCACGAAATTACCCGACTGTTCTTCTATCAGGACGGTGTCCACAGCGCCTCCGCCAATGTGGTGACCCCGCAGGACGAGCCGGACATAGCCCGCGACTGGGCCAATCTTCTGGCCAAGCACCAGCTGGACGGTGTGGTTTGCATCGCTGCCGCCCTGCGCCGCGGCGTGATCAACCAGGAAGAGGCCGAACGCTATGGCCGCGTAGCCGCCAACCTGGCGCCGGGGTGGGAACTCTCCGGCCTGGGCCAGCTGCATGAGGCTGCACAGATGGCCGACCGCCTGATCTGCTTCGGAGGGAATTGA
- a CDS encoding ABC transporter substrate-binding protein has translation MLKPSAVAFFIAISALEAHASTLTVVSLGGLNKQAQQAAFYTPFEQAHGTSVRSDDYNGELGRIKAMVATGSISWDLVEVDHADLQRGCEEGLFEPLPPLQQLNAEDLIDDAISECGVGIFIWSTALTYDAKALAAAPKGWADFWDLDAFPGKRALRKGAKLTLEIALMADGVPSEQVYEVLSNPQGVERAFRKLDQIKPHIQWWETGAQPLQWLASRDVVMTSGYTARAIGARKDGYDFPVIWAGSLYDMDNWAIVRGSRNQTAALQFMQFTSQPDQQARFAEIMHNGPVNLRALDMVTPATRADFPTAPENIAPALKVDAQFWLDHGEELEQRFIAWSAK, from the coding sequence ATGCTCAAGCCTTCAGCAGTCGCTTTCTTCATTGCCATCTCGGCGCTCGAAGCCCACGCCTCCACTTTGACCGTCGTCTCGCTGGGTGGCCTGAACAAGCAAGCCCAGCAAGCAGCGTTCTACACGCCCTTTGAGCAAGCCCATGGCACCTCAGTGCGCTCGGACGACTACAACGGCGAACTGGGCAGGATCAAGGCCATGGTCGCAACCGGCTCCATCAGCTGGGACCTGGTCGAGGTGGACCACGCCGACCTGCAGCGAGGCTGCGAAGAGGGCCTTTTTGAGCCCCTGCCACCACTGCAGCAATTGAACGCCGAAGACCTGATCGACGATGCGATCAGCGAGTGCGGCGTGGGCATATTCATCTGGTCGACCGCCTTGACCTACGACGCCAAGGCGCTGGCAGCCGCCCCCAAAGGCTGGGCGGACTTCTGGGACCTGGATGCATTCCCCGGCAAACGCGCCCTGCGCAAGGGCGCCAAGCTCACCTTGGAAATCGCCCTGATGGCCGACGGTGTGCCCTCCGAGCAGGTTTACGAGGTGCTATCGAACCCCCAGGGCGTCGAGCGCGCATTCCGCAAGCTGGACCAGATCAAGCCCCATATCCAGTGGTGGGAAACAGGGGCTCAACCCTTACAGTGGCTGGCCTCGCGCGATGTCGTCATGACCTCCGGCTACACCGCCAGGGCGATAGGTGCGCGCAAGGATGGCTACGACTTCCCGGTGATCTGGGCCGGTAGCCTCTATGACATGGACAACTGGGCCATCGTCAGAGGCAGCCGCAATCAAACCGCCGCCCTGCAATTCATGCAGTTCACCAGCCAGCCCGATCAACAGGCACGCTTTGCCGAGATCATGCACAACGGACCAGTGAACCTTCGCGCACTCGACATGGTTACTCCGGCCACACGGGCGGACTTCCCCACCGCGCCAGAGAACATCGCACCGGCGCTGAAGGTCGATGCGCAGTTCTGGCTGGACCACGGCGAGGAGTTGGAGCAGCGCTTTATTGCTTGGTCGGCTAAGTAG
- the cysG gene encoding siroheme synthase CysG, with the protein MDFLPLFHNLQGRQVLVVGGGEVALRKARLLADAGAVLRVVAPEIDGQLSELVLASQGQAHLRGYEESDLDQCVLAIAATDDEPLNALISQHAQARGVPVNVVDAPALCSVIFPAIVDRSPLIVAVSSAGDAPVLARLIRAKIETWIPSAYGQLAGLASRFRSRVKALFPDVQQRRVFWEDVFQGAIAERMLAGQPAEAERMLEERVAGGGAKQALGEVYLVGAGPGDPDLLTFRALRLMQQADVVLYDRLVAGPIVEMCRRDAERIYVGKRRSEHAVPQDEINRQLIDLARQGKRVLRLKGGDPFIFGRGGEEIGELAANGIPFQVVPGITAASGCAAYAGIPLTHRDYAQSVRFVTGHLKDGSSDLPWTDLVAPGQTLVFYMGLVGLPSICSELIRHGRAADTPAALVQQGTTSNQRVFTGTLGDLPQLVAEHEVHAPTLVIVGEVVQLRDKLAWFEGAQAD; encoded by the coding sequence AGGCCCGCCTGCTGGCGGATGCCGGTGCGGTGCTGCGTGTGGTGGCGCCGGAGATCGACGGCCAGCTGAGTGAGCTGGTGCTGGCATCGCAGGGGCAGGCCCATCTCCGTGGTTACGAAGAGTCGGATCTCGATCAGTGCGTGCTGGCCATTGCCGCCACGGATGACGAACCGCTCAATGCACTGATTTCACAGCATGCGCAGGCGCGCGGCGTGCCGGTGAACGTGGTGGATGCGCCGGCCCTGTGCAGCGTGATCTTCCCCGCCATTGTCGATCGCTCGCCGCTGATCGTTGCCGTCTCCAGCGCGGGAGATGCACCGGTTCTGGCACGCCTGATCCGCGCCAAGATCGAAACCTGGATCCCTTCCGCCTATGGCCAGCTCGCCGGGCTCGCCAGCCGCTTTCGCAGCCGGGTCAAGGCGCTCTTCCCTGATGTGCAGCAGCGTCGGGTGTTCTGGGAGGACGTTTTCCAGGGGGCGATCGCTGAGCGCATGCTCGCCGGCCAACCGGCCGAAGCCGAGCGCATGCTCGAGGAGCGCGTGGCTGGTGGTGGAGCCAAGCAGGCATTGGGTGAGGTTTACCTGGTGGGTGCGGGCCCGGGTGATCCCGATCTGCTGACCTTCCGCGCCTTGCGTCTGATGCAGCAGGCCGATGTGGTGCTCTACGACCGCCTGGTGGCGGGCCCCATCGTCGAGATGTGCCGTCGTGATGCCGAGCGTATCTACGTTGGCAAGCGCCGCTCGGAACACGCCGTGCCCCAGGACGAAATCAATCGTCAGCTGATCGACCTGGCGCGCCAGGGCAAGCGCGTGCTGCGCCTGAAGGGTGGTGATCCGTTCATCTTCGGTCGTGGTGGCGAGGAAATCGGTGAGTTGGCCGCCAATGGCATTCCCTTCCAGGTGGTGCCTGGCATCACCGCAGCGTCGGGCTGTGCCGCCTATGCCGGGATTCCGCTGACCCACCGCGACTATGCGCAGTCGGTTCGCTTCGTCACGGGACATCTAAAGGATGGCAGCAGCGACCTGCCTTGGACCGATCTGGTGGCGCCGGGGCAGACCCTGGTGTTCTACATGGGGTTGGTGGGCTTGCCGAGTATCTGCAGCGAGCTGATCCGCCACGGGCGCGCAGCGGATACGCCGGCCGCTCTGGTGCAGCAAGGCACCACCAGCAACCAGCGAGTGTTCACCGGTACCCTCGGCGACCTGCCGCAGCTGGTCGCCGAGCACGAAGTGCACGCGCCCACCCTGGTAATCGTGGGTGAGGTAGTGCAACTGCGTGACAAGCTCGCCTGGTTCGAAGGGGCTCAGGCCGACTGA
- a CDS encoding glutathione S-transferase family protein has translation MGLLVEGKWQDKWYDTAKDGRFQRESARRRNWITADGSPGPSGKGGFTAEPGRYHLYVSLACPWAHRTLIFRKLKGLESLIDVSVVSWLMLENGWTFDRSHGSSGDALDGLDYLHQRYTHDDADYTGRVTVPLLWDKFEGRIVSNESSEIIRMFNSAFDGLTNDRQDFYPEHLRSEIDALNERIYPAINNGVYRAGFATTQDAYEEAFGELFNELDALEALLGERRYLAGSHLTEADWRLFTTLIRFDAVYHGHFKCNLRRLADYPNLSGWLRELYQWPGVAETEDFEHIKSHYYGSHRTINPTGIIPAGPLQDFSQPHGRDHLPGKGVAQSA, from the coding sequence ATGGGATTGCTGGTCGAAGGCAAATGGCAGGACAAGTGGTACGACACCGCCAAAGACGGTCGCTTTCAACGTGAAAGCGCGCGCCGACGCAACTGGATCACCGCTGACGGGTCGCCCGGCCCGAGCGGCAAGGGTGGCTTCACCGCCGAGCCCGGCCGCTACCACCTCTATGTGTCGCTGGCCTGCCCCTGGGCCCACCGCACGCTGATCTTCCGCAAGCTGAAAGGCCTCGAAAGCCTGATCGACGTTTCCGTGGTCAGCTGGTTGATGCTGGAGAACGGCTGGACCTTCGATCGCAGCCACGGATCGAGCGGCGATGCCCTCGACGGCCTGGATTACCTCCATCAGCGCTATACCCACGATGACGCCGACTACACCGGCCGCGTGACCGTGCCGCTGCTGTGGGACAAATTCGAAGGGCGCATCGTCAGCAACGAGTCCTCCGAGATCATCCGCATGTTCAACTCGGCCTTCGATGGCCTGACCAATGATCGCCAGGACTTCTACCCGGAACACCTGCGCAGCGAAATCGACGCGCTGAACGAACGCATCTATCCGGCGATCAACAATGGCGTCTATCGGGCAGGCTTCGCCACCACCCAGGACGCCTACGAGGAAGCCTTCGGCGAGCTGTTCAATGAATTGGATGCCCTGGAAGCGCTACTGGGCGAGCGCCGCTACCTGGCCGGAAGCCACCTGACCGAAGCGGACTGGCGCCTGTTCACCACGCTGATACGCTTCGACGCCGTCTACCACGGGCATTTCAAGTGCAACCTGCGTCGCCTCGCCGACTACCCCAACCTCTCCGGCTGGTTGCGCGAGCTGTACCAATGGCCCGGAGTGGCCGAGACGGAGGACTTCGAGCACATCAAGAGCCACTACTACGGCAGCCACCGCACCATCAACCCGACCGGGATCATTCCCGCCGGCCCGTTGCAGGACTTCAGCCAGCCCCATGGGCGCGACCACCTGCCGGGCAAGGGCGTGGCTCAGTCGGCCTGA
- the gacA gene encoding response regulator transcription factor GacA yields MIRVLVVDDHDLVRTGITRMLADIDGLQVIGQADSGEEALKKARELKPDVVLMDVKMPGIGGLEATRKLLRSHPDVKVVAVTVCEEDPFPTRLLQAGAAGYLTKGAALEEMVQAIRQVFGGQRYISPQIAQQLALKSFQPQTSGSPFDLLSEREIQIALMIANCQKVQTISDKLCLSPKTVNTYRYRIFDKLSISSDVELALLAVRHGMVDAVS; encoded by the coding sequence TTGATTAGGGTACTGGTGGTCGATGACCACGATCTGGTTCGTACAGGTATAACGCGCATGCTGGCCGATATAGACGGCCTGCAGGTGATCGGGCAGGCCGACAGCGGCGAAGAGGCGCTCAAGAAGGCGCGCGAGCTCAAGCCGGATGTCGTGCTCATGGACGTGAAGATGCCGGGCATCGGCGGCTTGGAGGCGACCCGCAAGCTGTTGCGCAGCCATCCGGACGTCAAGGTTGTGGCCGTTACCGTCTGCGAGGAAGACCCGTTCCCCACGCGTTTGCTGCAGGCCGGTGCTGCCGGTTACCTGACGAAGGGCGCTGCATTGGAAGAGATGGTCCAGGCCATTCGCCAGGTGTTCGGTGGGCAGCGTTATATCAGCCCGCAGATCGCTCAGCAGTTGGCGCTGAAATCCTTTCAGCCGCAAACCAGTGGCTCGCCCTTCGACCTGCTCTCTGAGCGCGAGATCCAGATCGCCCTGATGATCGCCAACTGCCAGAAGGTGCAGACCATCTCCGACAAGCTGTGCCTGTCGCCAAAGACCGTGAACACCTACCGGTACCGGATCTTCGACAAGCTCTCCATTTCCAGTGACGTCGAGCTGGCCCTCCTGGCCGTGCGCCACGGCATGGTGGACGCCGTCAGCTAA
- a CDS encoding glycosyl transferase family protein has protein sequence MTPAAPVEHPFAQFVRILGKGKRGARPMTREEAREAMGMLLDGKTEDSQLGAFLMLLRHKEESAEELAGFTEAFRERNDAPAISVDIDWPSYAGKKRHHPWFLLAAKALAHGGVRILLHGGGLHTAGRIYTEQCLELLGIPDCANWQEVAQALDEQNLAFIPLGAWSVPLQRMIDLRNILGLRSPIHSLARILNPLCARCGLQSIFHPGYQTVHREASRLLGDTAIVIKGEGGEIEVNPDATSHLYGTMGGSDWDEEWSALSPLRHVKPERIEAAQLLGVWDGSIEDSYARLAILSTMALALRGLGKPREEAFSEAEALWSNRDRSF, from the coding sequence ATGACTCCCGCCGCCCCCGTTGAACACCCCTTCGCCCAGTTCGTGCGTATCCTCGGCAAGGGCAAGCGTGGCGCCCGCCCCATGACCCGCGAAGAAGCCCGCGAAGCCATGGGCATGCTGCTGGACGGCAAGACCGAAGACAGCCAGCTGGGCGCCTTCCTCATGCTGCTGCGGCACAAGGAAGAAAGTGCCGAAGAGCTGGCCGGCTTCACCGAAGCCTTTCGTGAGCGCAACGACGCCCCGGCCATCTCCGTGGACATCGACTGGCCCAGCTACGCGGGCAAGAAGCGCCACCACCCCTGGTTCCTGCTGGCCGCCAAGGCACTGGCCCATGGCGGCGTGCGCATCCTCCTGCACGGCGGCGGCCTGCACACGGCCGGCCGCATCTACACCGAGCAATGCCTGGAGCTGCTCGGCATACCCGACTGTGCGAACTGGCAGGAGGTCGCCCAGGCACTGGACGAGCAGAACCTCGCGTTCATTCCGCTGGGCGCCTGGTCGGTACCGCTGCAGCGCATGATCGACCTGCGCAACATCCTCGGCCTGCGTTCGCCGATCCACTCGCTGGCACGCATCCTCAACCCGCTGTGCGCACGCTGCGGGCTGCAGAGCATCTTCCATCCGGGCTATCAGACGGTGCACCGTGAAGCCAGCCGGCTGCTCGGCGACACGGCAATCGTGATCAAGGGCGAAGGCGGAGAGATCGAGGTCAACCCGGATGCCACCTCCCACCTCTACGGCACGATGGGCGGCAGCGACTGGGACGAGGAGTGGTCGGCCCTCTCCCCCCTGCGCCATGTCAAACCCGAGCGCATCGAGGCGGCACAGTTGCTGGGCGTGTGGGACGGCAGCATCGAGGACAGCTACGCCCGCCTGGCGATACTCAGCACCATGGCCCTGGCCCTTCGTGGCCTGGGCAAACCCCGGGAGGAAGCGTTCAGCGAAGCGGAAGCGCTGTGGAGCAATCGAGACCGTTCGTTTTAG
- the tusC gene encoding sulfurtransferase complex subunit TusC — MAKSMLIISRSAPWAGPGAREALDIALAGGAFDLPLAMLFLDDGVFQLANNQAPAKLQQKDLTANLQALPLFGVEALYACAYSLDKRGLTADGLNLPVEVLDDAALRSLIGRHDQVITL, encoded by the coding sequence ATGGCCAAGTCCATGCTGATCATCAGTCGCAGTGCGCCCTGGGCCGGCCCCGGTGCCCGTGAGGCGCTGGACATCGCGCTGGCGGGCGGCGCCTTCGACCTGCCGCTGGCAATGCTGTTTCTGGACGATGGCGTCTTCCAGCTCGCCAACAACCAGGCCCCCGCAAAACTGCAGCAGAAAGACCTGACCGCCAACCTCCAGGCCCTGCCGCTGTTCGGCGTGGAAGCCCTCTACGCTTGCGCCTACAGCCTGGACAAACGTGGCCTGACCGCCGACGGACTGAACCTTCCCGTCGAGGTCCTGGATGATGCAGCCCTGCGTTCCCTCATCGGGCGCCATGATCAGGTAATCACCCTCTGA
- a CDS encoding Bax inhibitor-1/YccA family protein, with amino-acid sequence MSDQDYVLNQAQAGGLEVSRVLRNTYGLLALTLAFSGLVAYIAQQMRVAYPSIFVVLIGFYGLFFLTVKLRNSSWGLLSTFALTGFMGYTLGPILNRYLGMPNGGEVISSAFAMTALVFFGLSAYVLTTRKDMSFLGGFITAGFFVLIGAMLASFFFEISGLQLAISAGFVVFASVCILYQTSAIIHGGERNYIMATISLYVSIYNLFVSLLQIFGVMSGDD; translated from the coding sequence ATGAGCGATCAAGATTACGTACTGAACCAGGCGCAGGCCGGCGGGCTCGAAGTCAGCCGCGTGCTGCGCAATACCTACGGGCTGCTGGCGCTGACCCTGGCTTTCAGTGGCCTGGTCGCCTATATCGCGCAGCAGATGCGCGTCGCCTACCCGAGCATCTTCGTGGTGCTGATCGGTTTCTACGGCCTGTTCTTCCTCACCGTAAAACTGCGTAACTCGTCCTGGGGCCTGCTTTCCACCTTCGCGCTGACCGGTTTCATGGGTTACACCTTGGGCCCGATCCTCAACCGCTACCTGGGCATGCCCAACGGCGGCGAGGTGATCAGCTCGGCCTTCGCCATGACGGCCCTGGTGTTCTTCGGCCTGTCCGCCTACGTGCTGACCACCCGCAAGGACATGAGCTTCCTCGGCGGCTTCATCACCGCAGGCTTCTTCGTCCTGATCGGCGCCATGCTGGCGAGCTTCTTCTTCGAGATCAGCGGCCTGCAACTGGCGATCAGCGCCGGCTTCGTGGTGTTCGCCTCGGTCTGCATCCTTTATCAGACCAGTGCGATCATCCATGGCGGTGAGCGCAACTACATCATGGCGACCATCAGCCTGTACGTGTCGATCTACAACCTGTTCGTCAGCCTGCTGCAGATCTTCGGCGTGATGAGCGGCGACGACTGA